Genomic DNA from Desulfuromonas versatilis:
GGATCATGGGATTCTCCTTGGATAAAATTGGCTAGGGGCGTGTCAGAAAATATAATCACCGGGTCCGGTACTGTAAAGCCAAGGTTGCATTTCTCTTGCCGGCTTTTCCCTCTCAGGGAAGGACCAGCCGTGTATGGCTGCCGTCGCGCCCGGAAAACACGTCGAGGCGCAGGGGCATCTGTTCCTTGAGTTCGGCGACGTGGGAGATGACACCGATCATGCGCCCGGCGGCCTGCAGGTCGATCAGGGTGCGCACCGCGAGTTCGAGGGATTCGGCGTCGAGGCTGCCGAAACCCTCATCGATGAACAGGGTGTCGAGGCGGACGCCGCCGGCATAGGCCTGGACCACGTCGGAGAGCCCCAGCGCCAGGGAGAGCGCGGCCATGAAGCTCTCCCCCCCGGAGAGGGTAGCCACCGGGCGCACCTTGCCGGTGTAGGCGTCCTCCACCTCGAGCTCCAGCCCCGAGGCCTTGTTCCCCTTGGCCCGCTCTTCCTTGCGCAGCAGCTGGTAGCGCCCCTTGCTCATCAGGCTCAGCCGTTGGCTGGCCTCGATCAGCACGTCATCGAGCAGCACGCTGAGCACGAACCGTTGCAGGCTGATCTTGTCCCCGGTCTGGCCGTTGGCGACGTCGCTGAGGGTGCCGATCACGGCGTACTGCCGGTCGAGTTCGGCCTGCTGGGCCGCGCTGCGGGCCAGTTTGTCGCAGGTGTCCCGCAGCAGCTTCAGCCGGCCCTCGAGCTGCTGCCAGCGGGATGCTGCCTGGTTTTTTTCGTTTTCGGCCAGGCGCAGCGCCTCCTCCAGGGCTGCCAGGTCGGGGCGGCTCCTGCCCTGCAGGGCTTCGCGCTGCTGGCCGAGGGCCCCGGCGACCAGCTGGCTCTGGCGGTCGTAATCGGCGATGTTCTGGCGCAAAGCCTCGAGGGGCGCCTCGTCGAGGAGGGCTGCGCGGTAGGCCTGCTCGTCGGCGAAGGGGCCGCTGTCCAGAACCGAAAGGCACTTGGCGCCGGCGGTTTGCAGCGCCGCGTCGGTTTTTCTGAGCTGCTGTTCGGCGGCATCGGCGGCCGCCTTGGCTGCCCTTGCATCCCCCAGGGCCTTCTGGTGGCTGTCGCTGATCTCCCTGATCCGCTTTTCCACCCCGGCGATCTGCTGCCGGGCCTGATCGAGCGCCCGGGACAGCGCTCCGGCCTCCCGGTAGGCTTCGGGAAGCTCCTGTTCGGCGGTCTCCGCCTGGGCCTTGGCCGCCGCCGCGGCGCTTTTGCGGTCCAGCACCGCCCTGCGCAGCTGTTCCAGGTCGCTGCCCTGTGCCTGGCGCAGCTCGGACGGGTTCAGCCCCCGCTGGTTGGCAGCCGCCTGCAGCTCGTCCAGGGCGCGCTCGATCTCGCCGGCCGGACGATCGGCCTCGGCCCCGAGGTCCTGGCGGCAGCGCTCCTGCCGTTGCTGCAGTTCGCGCAGGCGATTTTGCTCTTCCCCGTACTGCTCGCGGGCGAGCTGCAGTTCGTCGTTGGCGGCGCGCAGCTCCTGCCGGGCCTCTTCCACCTGCCGCTGGGTCGGCAGGGGCGCCTCGCTGCGGGCCGGAAAGGGATGCTCGCGGCTGCCGCAGACCGGGCAGGGCTCGCCCGTCTGCAGTTCGGCGGCGAGGATCGCCGCCTGCCCCTGGTGCCAGGCCAGCTCCAGCTTTTTCGCCTTTTTCTCCAACTCCTCGCAGCGCTGGCGCAGTATGCCCCCCTGATCTTTGCGGATCTGCAGCAGTTTCTGCTGCCTGGCGAGTTCCCTGCCCAGTCGTTCCAGCTCCAGCCACAACCCCTTGCGCTCGGCGAGCAGCTTGTGCTGCAGCAGCAGCTCGGTCCGCTCGGAATCTTCGACGGCCTTCTGCCAGGCCTGCCGGGTGTCGGCCATCCTGTCGGCCCGGGCCCGATAGCCCTCGAGCAGGGTCGCCTGCTGCTTGGCCTGATCGAGTTCGCTCTGCAGCGGCGCGGTTTCCTCAAGTCTCTTGATGGCGGCGGCCAGACGCTCCTCGGCGTTTCGCAAGCGGCCGGCAGCAAGCTCGGCCTCTTTCTGGGTCTGCCTAAAGTCCCTATCGCAGCGGGCCCGCTCGTCGAACACCGGCCTGAGTTTTGCCGCCTGCTCGGCGGCCCGCAAACGGGCGCGCTCCCGGTCGATGGTCTCCTGCTGCCGGTTCAGTTCGGCCTGCCTGCACTGGAGCTTTTCCAGCTCCAGGAAGGATTTCTCCAGGGCCTGAGCCTGTTGCTGATCCTTGCCCGCGGCAATGAAGGCCAGCTCCCGCCGGTCTTTTTCCTTAGTCGCCTTAGCCACTTCGGGCGCCAGCTCGGCGAGTTCGCTCTCCAGGGCGGCGTCGCTTTCCACTCCGGCCCCCTCCAGGATCCCCTGGCGCAGCTGCTGGCGGCGTTCGCGCTCCCGGCGGATCTCCGCGGCCTGGGCCTTGAGGCTCTCCTCGAGCCGTTTGTAGATGCGGGTCTGGAAGAGCTGGCTGAAGATCTTCTCCCGGTCGCTCGAGTCGGCCAGCAGCAGCTGGCGGAATTTGCCCTGGGGCAGGACCATCACCTGGCGAAACTGGTCGACGGAGAGCCCGGTGAGCTCCTCGATCTCCCGGGTAGCCTCGGTCACCTTGCTGGCCACCAGCAGGGTTTCGCTGCCGTCGGCGTGCAGTTCGAAAAGCTGGGCCTCGGCGCTCTGGCTGGTGGTCCCCTCACCGCGCGCCTTGGGCCGCTGCTGCTCGGGGACGCGGCGGATGCGAAAGCGCCGCCCCGAAAACTCGAAAACCAGGGTGACCTCGGTGAGGGTCTCCAGCGCCGCCAGGTCGCAGCGCATCTGCGCTCCCTCGCGCTCGTCGCCGGTGGTCTTGCCGTAGAGAGCGAAGCAGATGGCGTCGAGGATGGTGGTCTTGCCGGCCCCGGTGGGCCCGTTGATGAGAAACAGCGGGTTCTCGTCCAGCGCCTCGAAGGGGATTGTTTCCTCTGCCGGAAAGGGACCGAAGGCCGTCATGGTCAGGGACAGCGGCCGCATGCTCAGTTCCCCCCTTCCCGGTGCAGGGTCTCGAGGCAGGCGGCGAGGGCCTTTTCCTGCTCCGCGCTGAGTCCCTCGCCGGTGACCTGGCGGAAGAAGTCCTCGAACATCGCCATCTCCCCACGCTTGAGTCGTTCGCGGCTCATTTCCAGCCGCTCGCTGCGCGACATCAGCCCGGGTCGCTCCAGGTGCAGCACGTTGGGGTAGACCTCGCGCAGCTTGTTCATCACATCGAGGATCGCGTGGGTATCGCTGAGGCGCACCAGCAGGTAGTCCTCGCGGCGGGGGTCGTTTTTGCCTTTGGCCAACAGCTCGTCCAGGGCCCCCTCGACGACCCGCATGTCGCGCAGCGGCCGCAGGGGGATCTGCTCGATGGCGGCCTGGCCCGCGGCATCGAGCTCGACCAGGGTGACCGCCTTGCGCTGGCGCTCCTCGGAAAAGGAGTATTTCAGCGGCGAACCCGAGTAGCGGATGTGCTCGGCCCCGCGGAACTGGGGACCGTGCAGGTGACCGAGGGCGGCGTAGGCAAAGTCCCTGAAATAGTCGGCCGAGACCTGGTCGGCGCCGCCGATGTTGAGGGGGCGCTCGGATTCGGAAGTTTCGCCGCCGGCGAGAAAGCAGTGGGCGATCACCACGCAGGGACGGCCCGGGGGATTGTCGCTGCGGACCTGTTCCAACAGGTGGGCCATGGCCGCGTCGTGGCTGGCGACCTCCACCTGGTGAAGGTTGCGCACCGTGGCGGGGTCGGCGTAGGGGACGGGGTAGAAGGCCACTTCGCCGTGGCGGCCCTTGAGCAGCACCGGCCGCGGCCGCCGCCAGAGCGGCCCGACCACGTGCAGGCCGGCCCCGGCCAGCTGCCGCGCGCCGAAGGCCAGGCGCTCGGGGCCGTCGTGGTTGCCGGCGATGAGAATCATCGGCACCTGCAGCTCGTTGCAGATGCGGTTGACCGTTTCATCGAGCAGGGCGACGGCCGCCGCGGGGGGGACCGAGCGGTCGTAGATGTCGCCGGCCACGATGACCGCATCCACCTGCCGTTCGCGGACGAGGTCGACGATCTGCCGCAGAACGTGGCGCTGGTCCTCGAGCAGCGAGATGTTATGAAACTGGCGCCCGATGTGCCAGTCCGAGGTGTGGAGAAAACGCATGATCCGTTGGCCCGAGCGAAAGGGGATTTTCGAAAGGAATTTCGCCAAGAGGATAACAACAGGGAAAGACAAGGGAAAGGGAAATCGGCGGCAGGCCCCCGGGGGATGCGGTAGCCGCCCGGGGCACCACTTTTTCAATTCGCCCCGGGGAGGGTAAACTAAGGTAAGGGGCTGATGTGGCAACGACGGAAAATGGGGGAGAACGATGAAACGCTGGCTGGTGAGCGGATGGCTGGTTCTGGCTCTATCTCTGGCGGGTGGCGGCTCTGCCGCGGCCATGCGCTGCGGCAACGACCTGGTCCTGGTCGGCGAACGCAAGCTGGAGGTGTTGAAAAGCTGCGGGGAGCCCGATTTCGTCGATACCTGGGAGGAGCGACGCCGCGAGCGGATCTACTATTTCGGGCATTGGTACCCGGACTACCGGCTGGTGGTGGTGGAGGAGTGGACCTACAACTTCGGCCCCAGCCTGTTCATGCGAACCCTGACCTTCGAAAACGGCCGCCTGGTCGAGATCGAAACCGGTGACTACGGCTTCTGAAGGCGCCCATCCCCGGCAGTCAGCTGCCAATAAACTCGCGCAGATCCGCTGCCAGGCCGCGCAGGCTATCGGGGGTAAGCCGGGTCATCCCGCCACAGTGCCGGCAGAGACGGGGTCTGCCGGGAAACAATTCGGTCAGTTTCTCACGGAAAATGGTTTTGCAGTCGGGGCATTCGTAACTGATGGACAGGTCCATGCCGTTTCCCCTTCTTGGCGAGATGGTTAGGAAGAGTTTGCATTCTGCCAGTTCGGTTAAGATTTATCAATAGCTGATTTCCGGACTCCGGCTGCCCCACCGGACTTGAACGGTGGGCCCGCAGCGGGTACCCTTTAACCGTTGGATGGCTGGTCCGGACGCTGCATCAGGCCGAACAACCCTTGAACGAAAAGGAGGTTGCCGTGGGGTTCGACTTCGCAGGTTATGAACAGCTGATCGCCGTCCAGGCCGAACAGAGCCTGGCCCTGGCCGACACCCCTGGGGAGATGGCCGGTGCGATGAAAAGGCTTTTCCGGCGGGTCGAGGAGGATTTGGCGGCGCATCAGGGGGAGGAGGCCCGGCATATCGCCTGCGCCGAGGGGTGCGGTACCTGCTGCACGGTCAATGTCGCGGTGCTGATCCCCGAGGCGATCGCCATTTGCCATTATCTCACCGAAGCCAGAAGCTCTGCCGAACTGGGCGCACTGGGGCGGGGTCTTGACGAGCTGGACCGCGAAACCCGCTGGCTCGATGATGAGGAGCGCATTGTTGCACAGCGCCCCTGCGCCTTTCTCGATGCCCGGGGGGCCTGCTCCATCTATCCCGTGCGGCCGCTGCTGTGCCGCTCGGTGACCTCCACCGATGCCGAGCGCTGCCGCGAGGCCATCTGCGGGGCGGTTTTCGGCGAACAAGTCCCGGTGCTGATGAACCTGTTTCAGAAATCCTTGATGGAATCGGCCTTCGCCGGTCTGGCCCGGGGGCTGGAACTGGCCGGGCTCGACGCCGGCGGGGGGCGGCTGACCGGGGCCACCAGGCAGCTGCTGGACGAGCCGGCACTGGCCGATGCCTTTCTCGCCGGCGAGCCCTTTCCCCGCTGCTCCGGATAACTAAAGGAGGCCGCGGCGCGCCGTCTTCAGTCGGTTGCCGGTCGGTTGCGAAGATGGCGGATCAGCGCCAGGGCGTCGCTCGGGCTCAGACGCCCCACCGGGCCGTTGCTGTAGGTGGCGTTGACGATCTTCCCCCATTGCAGGATGAAGGCAAAGGGTTGGATGATATGGCGCCGGTGTTCGTAGAAGGCGCCGATTTTTCGGGCCACCTCCTCTGCGTCCAAGTCGTAGAGCACGGTGAAGCTCAGGCCGTTGATCCGCTCCATGTCGAGCGCTTCCTGGCGCGAGCCGCTGGACATGGCGAAAAGCGATACGTCGAGGAGTTCGAACTGTTCGAAATGCTTCTGGAAATCAGCCAACTGCTGATGGCAGAACGGTCACCAGTTGGCCCGGTAGCCGAGCAGGATCGCCCACTCGGTGGCGATATCCCGGGGCAGGTGGACGGCCCGGCAGTCGGTGGCTATGGCGGTCAGGTCGGGGAATCTGCTTTCAACAGGGAGCATAAGCACCTCGCTATTCAAATGGCGCTGGAATGGATCGCCTGTTTAATTATTCCACCCTGCACGAGACTGTCAAACCCCTCGAAATGACTATCCCTCGTACAGGCAGGCCGGTTCCCGGGCCAGGCCCCGCGAGAAGATCTCGGCCAACTGCTCGGCGGGCATGGGGCGGGCGAAATAATACCCTTGCATCTCCTTGCAGCGGCGCTGGTGCAGAAAACCCAGCTGGTCCTTGCGTTCCACCCCCTCGGCGATGACCTCCAGGTTGAGGCTGCCGGCCATGGCCAGAATGGCCTCGACGATGGCGGCATCGTCGGCATCGTTGGGGATGTCCCGCACGAACTCCTGGGCGATCTTGATGCGATCGATGGGGAAGTGCTTGAGATAGGTCAAGGATGAGTAGCCGGTGCCGAAATCGTCGATGGCCAGGTGGATGTTGCGAACCTTGAGGTCGGTCAGGGTCATGATAGCGTCCTGGACGTTTTCCATGACGATGCTTTCGGTCAGCTCCAGCTCCAGCAGGTTCGGATCGAGGCCGGTTTCCTGGAGGATCCGCTCCACCGTCTCGAGAAACTCGGGATGGTTGAACTGGCGGGCCGAAACGTTGACCGCTATGCGCAGCCCGGGAACGCCCGCGGCCTGCCAGGCCCTGGCCTGGGCACAGGCGGTGCGCAGCACCCATTCCCCAAGCGGCAGAATCAGCCCGGTCTCCTCGGCGATGGGGATGAACTTCTCCGGCGGGATCAGACCCTTTTCCGGGTGGCGCCAGCGAGCCAGCGCCTCCACCCCGGTGATTCTTCCCGAGGCCAGGTCGAGCTGGGGCTGGTAGACGAGGAACAGTTCGCCGCGTTTGAGCGCCTGGCGCAGGCTGGTCTCGAGGTTGAGTTTCTCCAGCGCGCGGGCGTTCATCTCCGCGGAGAAGAACTGGTAGGTGTTGCGTCCCAGCTCCTTGGCATGGTACATGGCAAAATCGGCGTTGCCGATCAGGGTCGACACGTCCGCCCCGTCGTTGGGGTAGATGGCGATGCCGATGCTGGCGGTGGTGACGAACTCCCGGCCATCGAACTGTACGGGCTGGCCGACGACCCGCAGCAGCCTTTTGGCGAAAGCCACCGGGTCCTGATGGTGGGTGAAGTCGGTGCTGATGATGACGAATTCGTCACCTCCCAGCCTGGCCACGGTGTCGCCCTCCCGGACGCATTTTTTCAGGCGGTTGGCGACCACCTGCAGCAGGCGATCGCCGGTGGCGTGGCCGAGGGTGTCGTTGATGCTCTTGAACCGGTCAAGGTCCAGAAACATCAGGCCCACCCCGGCCCCTTCGCGGTGGGCCTGGGCCATCGCCTGGCTGAGGCGGTCCTGGAACAGGGAGCGATTGGGCAGTCCGGTCAGGGTGTCGTAGTAGGCGAGCTTCTCGATCTCCTGTTCCGATCGCCGGCGTTCGGTGACATCGGTCACCACGGCCAGGCTTCGGCGGATATTCCCGCCGCGGTCCCGTTCCGCGACCGCGGATAACAGGGCATCGATGACCTCGCCGTGTTTCTTGACCAGTTGGCAGGCTACGTCCTTCACCTGGCCGGTGGTGAAAAGCTCGGGCAGGGTGAGGGTTTCCGCTGTTTGCCGGGAGCCTTCGGTCATGAACTCGGTCAGGGGATGGCCGATGACCTCTTCGCGCCGGTACCCCAGGGTCTCCAGCCAGCAATCGCTGACGCTGACCAGGCGTCCGCCGGCATCGATGGAGTGGAGCATGACCGGGGTGCGCTGATAGAGCTCGCGAAAGTGTCTGGCCGCTTCCAGCTCCTGCCCATTGGGACGGTTGGCAAGCCGCCGCCAGAGATAGAGCAGCGGACCGCCCAATCCGCCCAACGCCAGGGCGGCGACTACGGATTCCCCTGGCGGCAGGTTTTCCTGGGCAAGACCCTGCACCATGGTCGGCAGACTGAAGAACAATCCGCCGGCCAGCGAGCAGAGAAGCAGGCAAATGAGATGCTTTCTCATGGGCATCCTGAGTTTCGCAACGGCACCCGGGGAGGATGCATTAACCCCATAATTTCATCGCAATCCTTGAAAAAGTCAATGAAAAGCCCCCGCCGGCCAAGGAGTATTTCCTGTGCGGCCTTCTCAGTGGGGGGGGCCTTCCTGCATCGCGCGGGAAGTAGCGCAACAGGGCCGGGGAAATGGCTCCCGGGAGGCGTGGAAGTTTGGAATCAGTTGTGCTAACATTTCACCAGAAGTCATTAAATCCAGAGAGGGCGGGCGTTTGTGAGTAAGCAATTGCCGTCGGAGGACGCGCGGGTTCTTCCCCGGAGCAAGACCAGGACCGTCCCTCCGCAACAGTTCAGGGTATTGATGCACAACGACGATTACACCACCATGGAGTTCGTCGTTCAGGTATTGGAGGCAGTTTTTCGCAAACCGCCCACGGAGGCCAACCAGATCATGCTCAACATCCACCTGAAAGGGGTCGGGCTCTGCGGGGTTTATCCCCATGAAATTGCCGAAACCAAGGTGGATAAGGTGCATGCCATGGCCCGTTCCGAGGGCTTTCCCCTGCGCTGCAGCATGGAGCAGGTTTAGAGGTACGGCGGGTGATGTTCAGTCAGGAAGTTCAGATTACCTTTTCCCTCGCGGTGCGTGAGGCCCAGCGCCGGCACCACGAATACTTGACCACCGAGCATGTGCTCTATGCGATGCTCTTCGAGGAGAGCGGGCAGGAGTTGCTGCGCAATTGCGGGGGGGATCTGGAGCTGTTGCGTTCCGAGCTGGAGGAGTTTTTCTCCAGCCAGCTCGAGCCCCTGCCCGGGAGCGAGGAGTCGGTCCCGGAGCAGACGGTAGGGCTCCAGCGGGTTCTGCAGCGCACCGTGATCCACATGCATTCGGCGGGCAAACAGCAGATCCTGGTCGGCGACGTGCTTGCGGCCATTCTCGAGGAGCGCAACTCCCACGCCGCCCAGTTGCTCGAGTCCCAGGGGCTGAGCCGGCTGGACGTGCTCAACTTCATCTCCCATGGCGTGGCCAAGGTTCCCGGCGAAGAAAAATCCAACAGCCAGCCTGCGCCCGAGGGGGGGGAGGAGCCTGCCCCGGCACCCAAGAAAGGCGCGCCGGCCCGCGACCCTCTCGAGGCCTTCACCGTCAATCTGGTGGAGCGTGCCCGCCTGGGGAAGATCGACCCCCTGGTAGGTCGGGCCGCCGAGCTCGAGCGGACCATCCAGGTGCTCTGCCGGCGGCGCAAGAACAACCCGATCTACGTCGGCGATCCCGGCGTGGGCAAGACGGCCATCGCCGAGGGGCTGGCCCTCAGGATCCATCAGGGCGAGGTGCCGGAGGTCCTGCAGGACTTCGAAATCTATACCCTCGACATGGGCGCCCTGTTGGCCGGGACCAAGTTTCGCGGCGACTTCGAGGAGCGGATCAAGGCGGTGCTCGGCGCCCTGCAGAAAAAGCCGCGGGCGATCCTGTTCATCGACGAGATCCACACCATCGTCGGAGCCGGCGCCACCAGCGGCGGTTCGCTCGATGCCTCCAACCTGCTCAAACCGGTGCTCGCCACCGGTGAGTTGCGCTGCATCGGCTCGACCACCTACGAGGAATACAAGAACCTCTTCGACAAGGACCGGGCGCTCTCCAGGCGTTTCCAGAAAATCGACATCCTCGAGCCGAGCGTGGCCGAAACCGTGGAGATCCTCAAGGGACTGCGCAGCTACTACGAAGAGCACCACGGGGTCAGCTACAGCGACGAGGCCCTGCAGGCGGCGGCCGAGCTCTCGGCGCGGCACATCAACTACCGCCACCTGCCGGACAAGGCCATCGACGTGATCGACGAGGTCGGCTCCTGGTTCCGCATCCACCCCCAGGCGAAAAACCTGGTGGGGGTCGCCGAGGTGGAAAAAGTCGTGGCCTCCATGGCGCGGGTGCCCACCCGCAGTGTCAGCACATCGGATCGCCGCCGGCTGAAAAACCTGGACCGGGACCTGAAACGCAAAGTCTTCGGCCAGGATGCCGCCATCGATGTGCTTTGCCGCTCGATCCTGCGCTCCCGGGCCGGGCTGGGCCATCCGGAAAAGCCGGTGGGCTCCTTCCTGTTCACCGGACCGACCGGGGTCGGCAAGACCGAGGTCGCCCGCCAGCTCGCCCTGCAGATGGGAGTGGAGTTCATCCGTTTCGATATGAGCGAGTACATGGAGAAGCACTCGGTGGCGCGGCTGATCGGAGCCCCGCCGGGCTACGTGGGGTTCGACCAGGGGGGGCTACTCACCGACGGCGTGGTCAAGAACCCCTACGCAGTGCTGCTGCTCGACGAGATCGAGAAGGCCCACCCCGACCTGTTCAGCATTCTCTTGCAGGTCATGGACCACGGCACCCTGACCGACAACAACGGCAAGAAGGCCGATTTCCGCAACGTGGTGCTGATCATGACCAGCAATGCCGGGGCCCGGGAGCTGAGCGCCAACCCCATCGGCTTCGGCAGCCCCGGGCCGGCCAGCGCCAAGCAGGCCATTGAAAAGACCTTTTCCCCGGAATTCCGCAACCGCCTCGACGCGATCATCCCCTTCGGGGCGTTGAGCGAGGAGGTCATGCTCAAGGTGGTGGACAAGTTCGTGGGCGAATTGAGGGCCCAGCTCGAAGAGCGGGAGGTCACCCTGTCCCTGTCGGCGGGGGCCCGGCGCCACCTGGCCCGCAGCGGCTACGATCCCCTTTACGGGGCGCGCCCCCTGGCCCGGCTGCTTCAGTCCCGGATCAGCGACGTGATCGCCGGCGAGATCCTCTTCGGCAAACTCAACCGGGGCGGCCAGGTGAGTGTCGGCATCAAGGGCGAGACCCTGACCTTTGCCTACGACTCCGGAAAGTGAAATGCGCAGGCGGCAGGCCTGATTCCCTGCCGCCTCACCCCCTAGGTTTCCGCTCTCAGGGTATTTGAACCTTGTGCCTGTCTTCCAGCTGATTGACCAGCCCGTTTTCCCTCCGCCCCGTCTGGCCGACCCCGAAGGGTTGCTGGCCGTGGGCGGAGATCTCTCCCCGGCCCGCCTGCTGCTGGCTTATTCCATGGGGATTTTCCCCTGGTTCAACGAAGGCGATCCCCTGCTCTGGTGGTCCCCCGATCCGCGTTGTGTCCTCGACCTTGCCGACCTGAAGATTTCCCGCAGCCTGGCCAAGGTTCTCCGGCAGGGAGTGTTCGAGTTGAGCTTCGACCGGGCCTTTGCCCAGGTGATCGACGCCTGTGCCGAGTTGCGCCGCCAGGGGGGAGCCGGAACCTGGATCACTCCGGAGATGAAGCTGGCCTATGGTGAGCTCCACCAGAAGGGGTATGCCCACTCGGTGGAATGCTGGCATCAGGGGCAGCTGGCGGGGGGGCTGTACGGGGTCTGTCTGGGGCGCTGCTTTTTCGGCGAATCGATGTTTCACCGGGTCAGCAATGCCTCCAAGGTCGCCTTGGTCGGCCTGGTAAGTCACCTGGCGCAGCGGCGGTTCGCCCTTCTGGACTGCCAGATGCCCACCTCCCACCTGATCTCCCTCGGCGCCCGCTGTATCAGCCGGGACGAATTCCTCCAGCGGCTCCGCCAGGGTGGAGTCGAGCCTTCCGTGTCGCCGGTTCCCGGCGGTTTCGATTGAGCCGGCCGGGGCCTCTCCAGGCCCGCGCAGGCCAAATTTCCGGGGCGGTCAGGCTGCCTTTAATTTAGGCAGATGGCTGCCGGCTCGCCTGGTGCAACGAGCTGCGCGGGTTATCCGCAAATTTCCCACAGGGTTTTCCACGCGGCTGTGGAAAAGTCCGAAAATTGCTGTAATTGCAAATGATTAGGATTTCGCCTCGGGAGTGGAGCCGGCGCTGGCGGAGAGGTGCTCGCGGACCAGGCGCTCGATCCGCTTTTGGTCGCTGGCGAGGATGTCGATAAACCGCATGCCGGCCGTGCGTCGGTCCTGGTCTGCGGCATCGCCCACCCAAACCACCTCGGCCAGAGCGCAAATGGGCTTGGCTCCTTCGGCAATTTCGAGAAACAGCAGGCAGAGGTCGGCCACCTCGACGGGAGGCCGGATGGGGATGCGGATGCCGCTGCAGCTGAGATTGACCTGGCAGCGGGGGAAGGGGCGCAGGCGCGAGAACTCCGCTTCGCCTTCCAGCAGGCGGAGGTTTTTCTCCCACTGCCCGCGGAAGGTGCGCAGTTCGCCGCGACCCTTGGTATAGCGCAGGCCGGCGGCGATGTCGATGCGGGGGTACTGGCGCCGCTGGTAGATCTCCAGATCGGGGTTGACCTCCACCCGGATCCGGTCGCGACCCTGCTGGGCGTG
This window encodes:
- a CDS encoding AAA family ATPase, which produces MRPLSLTMTAFGPFPAEETIPFEALDENPLFLINGPTGAGKTTILDAICFALYGKTTGDEREGAQMRCDLAALETLTEVTLVFEFSGRRFRIRRVPEQQRPKARGEGTTSQSAEAQLFELHADGSETLLVASKVTEATREIEELTGLSVDQFRQVMVLPQGKFRQLLLADSSDREKIFSQLFQTRIYKRLEESLKAQAAEIRRERERRQQLRQGILEGAGVESDAALESELAELAPEVAKATKEKDRRELAFIAAGKDQQQAQALEKSFLELEKLQCRQAELNRQQETIDRERARLRAAEQAAKLRPVFDERARCDRDFRQTQKEAELAAGRLRNAEERLAAAIKRLEETAPLQSELDQAKQQATLLEGYRARADRMADTRQAWQKAVEDSERTELLLQHKLLAERKGLWLELERLGRELARQQKLLQIRKDQGGILRQRCEELEKKAKKLELAWHQGQAAILAAELQTGEPCPVCGSREHPFPARSEAPLPTQRQVEEARQELRAANDELQLAREQYGEEQNRLRELQQRQERCRQDLGAEADRPAGEIERALDELQAAANQRGLNPSELRQAQGSDLEQLRRAVLDRKSAAAAAKAQAETAEQELPEAYREAGALSRALDQARQQIAGVEKRIREISDSHQKALGDARAAKAAADAAEQQLRKTDAALQTAGAKCLSVLDSGPFADEQAYRAALLDEAPLEALRQNIADYDRQSQLVAGALGQQREALQGRSRPDLAALEEALRLAENEKNQAASRWQQLEGRLKLLRDTCDKLARSAAQQAELDRQYAVIGTLSDVANGQTGDKISLQRFVLSVLLDDVLIEASQRLSLMSKGRYQLLRKEERAKGNKASGLELEVEDAYTGKVRPVATLSGGESFMAALSLALGLSDVVQAYAGGVRLDTLFIDEGFGSLDAESLELAVRTLIDLQAAGRMIGVISHVAELKEQMPLRLDVFSGRDGSHTRLVLP
- a CDS encoding putative bifunctional diguanylate cyclase/phosphodiesterase, which produces MRKHLICLLLCSLAGGLFFSLPTMVQGLAQENLPPGESVVAALALGGLGGPLLYLWRRLANRPNGQELEAARHFRELYQRTPVMLHSIDAGGRLVSVSDCWLETLGYRREEVIGHPLTEFMTEGSRQTAETLTLPELFTTGQVKDVACQLVKKHGEVIDALLSAVAERDRGGNIRRSLAVVTDVTERRRSEQEIEKLAYYDTLTGLPNRSLFQDRLSQAMAQAHREGAGVGLMFLDLDRFKSINDTLGHATGDRLLQVVANRLKKCVREGDTVARLGGDEFVIISTDFTHHQDPVAFAKRLLRVVGQPVQFDGREFVTTASIGIAIYPNDGADVSTLIGNADFAMYHAKELGRNTYQFFSAEMNARALEKLNLETSLRQALKRGELFLVYQPQLDLASGRITGVEALARWRHPEKGLIPPEKFIPIAEETGLILPLGEWVLRTACAQARAWQAAGVPGLRIAVNVSARQFNHPEFLETVERILQETGLDPNLLELELTESIVMENVQDAIMTLTDLKVRNIHLAIDDFGTGYSSLTYLKHFPIDRIKIAQEFVRDIPNDADDAAIVEAILAMAGSLNLEVIAEGVERKDQLGFLHQRRCKEMQGYYFARPMPAEQLAEIFSRGLAREPACLYEG
- the clpS gene encoding ATP-dependent Clp protease adapter ClpS; protein product: MPSEDARVLPRSKTRTVPPQQFRVLMHNDDYTTMEFVVQVLEAVFRKPPTEANQIMLNIHLKGVGLCGVYPHEIAETKVDKVHAMARSEGFPLRCSMEQV
- a CDS encoding exonuclease SbcCD subunit D, which gives rise to MRFLHTSDWHIGRQFHNISLLEDQRHVLRQIVDLVRERQVDAVIVAGDIYDRSVPPAAAVALLDETVNRICNELQVPMILIAGNHDGPERLAFGARQLAGAGLHVVGPLWRRPRPVLLKGRHGEVAFYPVPYADPATVRNLHQVEVASHDAAMAHLLEQVRSDNPPGRPCVVIAHCFLAGGETSESERPLNIGGADQVSADYFRDFAYAALGHLHGPQFRGAEHIRYSGSPLKYSFSEERQRKAVTLVELDAAGQAAIEQIPLRPLRDMRVVEGALDELLAKGKNDPRREDYLLVRLSDTHAILDVMNKLREVYPNVLHLERPGLMSRSERLEMSRERLKRGEMAMFEDFFRQVTGEGLSAEQEKALAACLETLHREGGN
- a CDS encoding YkgJ family cysteine cluster protein; protein product: MGFDFAGYEQLIAVQAEQSLALADTPGEMAGAMKRLFRRVEEDLAAHQGEEARHIACAEGCGTCCTVNVAVLIPEAIAICHYLTEARSSAELGALGRGLDELDRETRWLDDEERIVAQRPCAFLDARGACSIYPVRPLLCRSVTSTDAERCREAICGAVFGEQVPVLMNLFQKSLMESAFAGLARGLELAGLDAGGGRLTGATRQLLDEPALADAFLAGEPFPRCSG
- a CDS encoding DUF2845 domain-containing protein, with product MKRWLVSGWLVLALSLAGGGSAAAMRCGNDLVLVGERKLEVLKSCGEPDFVDTWEERRRERIYYFGHWYPDYRLVVVEEWTYNFGPSLFMRTLTFENGRLVEIETGDYGF